A stretch of the Porifericola rhodea genome encodes the following:
- a CDS encoding PQQ-dependent sugar dehydrogenase, whose amino-acid sequence MMRKLISCCILSCITFLSCAQSNVVSSEQESYAVDTVLSDLTTPWSMAFLPDASMLVTERGGKLKHFNPKNGEVKEIKGLPEILVSGQGGLFDLELHPDYENNGWIYITHAYAEGGKEGNTALMRAKLKADELVEQEVLFKGTPLRNAGQHFGGRIEFDKEGYLYLTIGDRGARENAQDPSNILGTVMRFNDDGSIPADNPFVNDKSKRPEIFSYGHRNPQGLAMHPESGEIWEHEHGPQGGDEINIVKKGNNYGWPVISYGINYDGSRFTDEREKDGMEQPVWYYVPSIAPCGMDFYTSSKFKNWQGDLFVGSLKFRYLERLELEGDKVISSEKLLEEIGRIRTVREGPDGNLYVVVEAPGMIVRLSPASPEKASIK is encoded by the coding sequence ATGATGAGAAAACTAATAAGCTGTTGCATACTTTCATGCATCACATTTTTATCCTGTGCCCAGTCCAATGTGGTAAGCTCAGAGCAGGAAAGTTATGCGGTAGATACCGTACTTAGCGACCTAACTACCCCCTGGAGCATGGCTTTTCTGCCGGATGCCTCTATGCTGGTGACCGAAAGAGGCGGAAAGCTTAAGCATTTTAACCCTAAAAACGGAGAGGTTAAAGAAATAAAGGGGCTGCCTGAAATTCTGGTGAGTGGACAGGGTGGATTGTTTGACCTGGAACTACATCCTGACTATGAAAACAACGGATGGATTTACATTACCCACGCCTATGCCGAAGGAGGAAAAGAAGGAAATACGGCCTTAATGCGTGCTAAACTAAAAGCTGATGAACTGGTAGAGCAGGAAGTGCTTTTTAAAGGCACCCCACTTCGCAATGCCGGACAGCATTTTGGCGGTAGAATAGAGTTTGACAAAGAAGGTTATCTCTACCTTACAATTGGCGACCGTGGTGCTCGCGAGAATGCTCAGGACCCATCAAATATTCTGGGTACGGTAATGCGCTTTAATGATGATGGCAGTATTCCTGCTGACAATCCTTTTGTTAACGATAAAAGTAAGCGTCCGGAGATTTTCTCATACGGACACCGTAATCCGCAAGGACTGGCTATGCACCCCGAGAGCGGAGAAATATGGGAGCATGAGCATGGCCCTCAGGGTGGAGATGAAATTAACATCGTAAAAAAAGGTAATAACTACGGCTGGCCGGTGATTTCTTATGGAATCAATTACGATGGTAGCCGCTTTACGGATGAACGCGAAAAAGATGGCATGGAGCAGCCCGTCTGGTATTATGTACCTTCTATTGCCCCCTGTGGTATGGATTTCTATACGAGCAGTAAATTCAAAAACTGGCAGGGCGACCTTTTTGTTGGCTCACTCAAGTTTCGCTATCTGGAAAGGCTGGAGTTAGAGGGCGACAAAGTGATTAGCTCAGAAAAACTGCTGGAAGAAATCGGAAGAATCCGCACGGTGCGTGAGGGTCCCGACGGTAACCTATATGTTGTGGTTGAAGCACCTGGTATGATAGTACGCCTTAGCCCCGCCAGCCCGGAAAAAGCTTCTATCAAATAA
- a CDS encoding aminotransferase family protein, translated as MDDIAKLQAQYMMQCWSAQKDYQPLAVEKTEGCWIYTQDGRKIFDLRSAHECINLGFRHPKVMQAIQAQMEKAVYVTDDFATKPTALLAQKLAKITPGSPNKKVWFSQSGANAVEAAIKAARMYQYNRLQKDGKESLEGSSQYPFPYKIISRYRSWHGSTAMASSASGDPRRWFQEPFNVPGFVYGPDAYCYRCPFGLEETNCSMACANYLEQMITFEGGSGKVAAVLVEPLVGSNGIIPPPPGYFPRLRSICDEHDILLIVDETMTGMGRTGKMLAIEHYGIEPDIVIMGKALGMYSPLAATIFSEKIARSFDDNIFGIGQSFSGHALSCAAALASIETLEEEHILEHTTRMGTYLGEKLLALKEKHISIGDVRGLGLFYTLELVKDRRTKEPLRKVTEKYKKTVVSDISQYLLEERNIYIPSDKFGIWIVPPLIVQKEEIDFLVEAIDDALLLADEQLDHA; from the coding sequence ATGGATGACATTGCCAAACTTCAGGCTCAGTACATGATGCAGTGCTGGTCTGCCCAGAAAGATTACCAGCCTCTGGCAGTAGAAAAGACCGAAGGCTGTTGGATTTATACCCAAGATGGCCGTAAGATCTTTGATCTGCGCAGTGCACATGAATGTATCAATCTTGGGTTCAGGCACCCTAAAGTGATGCAGGCTATACAAGCGCAGATGGAAAAAGCTGTATATGTTACTGATGACTTTGCTACTAAACCTACTGCTCTTCTGGCACAAAAACTAGCCAAGATAACGCCGGGAAGCCCCAACAAAAAGGTGTGGTTTTCTCAGAGTGGGGCTAATGCTGTAGAGGCTGCCATTAAAGCCGCACGTATGTACCAGTATAATCGCCTGCAAAAGGATGGAAAAGAAAGTTTGGAAGGAAGCTCACAATACCCCTTTCCGTATAAAATTATATCCAGGTATCGCTCCTGGCACGGCTCTACTGCCATGGCCTCCTCTGCGAGTGGAGATCCCAGGCGCTGGTTTCAGGAACCATTTAATGTGCCTGGCTTTGTATATGGGCCGGATGCCTATTGCTACCGTTGCCCTTTTGGGCTGGAAGAGACCAACTGTAGTATGGCATGTGCCAACTATCTGGAACAGATGATCACTTTTGAAGGAGGTTCGGGTAAAGTAGCAGCAGTGCTGGTAGAGCCGCTTGTAGGTTCTAATGGTATTATTCCTCCTCCTCCCGGATACTTTCCCCGTTTAAGAAGTATCTGCGACGAACACGATATACTGCTCATAGTGGACGAAACCATGACAGGTATGGGGCGTACTGGTAAAATGCTGGCGATAGAGCACTATGGCATAGAGCCAGACATTGTTATTATGGGTAAAGCATTAGGTATGTACAGTCCATTGGCTGCTACCATATTCTCAGAGAAGATAGCTCGCTCATTTGACGATAATATTTTTGGCATAGGGCAGAGCTTCTCGGGTCATGCACTCTCATGTGCCGCGGCCCTGGCTAGTATAGAAACCCTGGAAGAGGAACATATACTGGAGCATACGACGCGGATGGGTACTTATTTAGGAGAAAAACTATTAGCACTTAAAGAAAAACACATATCTATAGGAGATGTAAGAGGGCTAGGCTTGTTCTATACTTTGGAACTCGTAAAAGACAGACGTACTAAAGAGCCACTCAGAAAAGTTACTGAAAAATATAAGAAAACGGTAGTTTCTGATATTTCTCAATACCTGCTGGAAGAGCGGAATATCTATATCCCCTCGGATAAGTTTGGTATCTGGATAGTGCCACCCCTGATCGTACAAAAAGAGGAAATTGACTTTTTAGTAGAGGCTATAGATGATGCTCTACTGCTGGCGGATGAGCAACTTGACCATGCCTAG
- a CDS encoding DUF5690 family protein, which translates to MPNTKISHWLSNTNSWAFSVYAILAAFCTYSCMYAFRKPFAVATFSDTSLWGVDYKIWLITAQVLGYTLSKFIGIKVVSEMSGNKRAFSILLMVGAAGVSLLLFAVVPAPYNIIFLFLNGLPLGMVWGLVFAYLEGRKLTEILGAGLSISFIFSSGFVKTVGAWVLLDWGVSNLWMPFVSGMLFALPLIFFVWMLNQMPPPTPEDERLRTKRKPMKKAERMEFLRLFAPGIVLLVISYALLTAFRDFRDNFAREIWIALGYGEDVGIYTQTELPVALAVLLIMGLLMLIKSNAKALKTYHFLISTGFILIGASTFAFEQQWLSPPLWMTLVGLGLYLGYVPFNSILFDRLLAAFKYAGTAGFMIYVADSFGYLGSVGVLFYKNFGHGELSWLRFFISSAYVITLLGTALMILSMLYFRHRILHWRAKEFVVRESSPQEVLA; encoded by the coding sequence ATGCCTAACACCAAAATTTCTCATTGGCTCAGCAATACCAATTCCTGGGCTTTCTCTGTCTATGCTATACTTGCAGCTTTCTGTACCTACTCCTGCATGTATGCTTTTCGTAAGCCCTTTGCAGTGGCTACCTTCAGCGACACATCACTATGGGGAGTAGATTATAAAATATGGTTGATTACAGCTCAGGTGCTGGGCTATACCCTTTCCAAATTTATCGGAATAAAAGTGGTTTCCGAAATGAGTGGTAACAAACGTGCGTTTTCCATTCTGCTGATGGTAGGGGCTGCCGGAGTTTCCCTGCTACTCTTTGCTGTAGTACCTGCTCCTTATAACATCATTTTTTTGTTTTTGAATGGTCTTCCGCTAGGTATGGTATGGGGGCTGGTATTTGCCTATCTGGAAGGGCGCAAGCTCACCGAAATACTGGGTGCGGGTTTGTCCATCAGCTTTATTTTTTCGTCAGGCTTTGTTAAGACAGTAGGGGCCTGGGTGCTACTGGACTGGGGGGTGTCTAACCTTTGGATGCCTTTTGTAAGCGGAATGCTGTTTGCCTTGCCCCTAATCTTTTTTGTATGGATGCTCAACCAGATGCCTCCTCCTACACCGGAAGATGAACGGCTACGTACCAAACGCAAACCTATGAAAAAAGCAGAAAGAATGGAGTTTTTGCGCCTGTTCGCTCCTGGCATAGTACTGCTGGTCATCTCTTATGCCTTGCTTACAGCCTTTAGAGATTTCAGAGACAACTTTGCCCGGGAGATATGGATCGCACTGGGCTATGGTGAAGATGTAGGCATCTATACCCAGACAGAACTGCCCGTAGCCCTGGCAGTATTGCTAATTATGGGATTACTTATGTTGATAAAGAGCAATGCCAAAGCATTAAAAACCTACCATTTTCTTATCTCTACAGGTTTCATACTGATTGGTGCCAGCACTTTTGCTTTTGAGCAGCAATGGTTAAGCCCACCGCTATGGATGACATTAGTAGGCCTGGGCCTCTACCTGGGGTATGTGCCTTTTAACAGCATACTTTTTGACCGACTGCTGGCTGCTTTCAAATACGCCGGTACGGCCGGTTTCATGATCTATGTGGCAGACTCCTTCGGTTATCTGGGTAGTGTGGGTGTGTTATTTTATAAAAACTTTGGGCACGGAGAGCTGAGCTGGCTACGTTTTTTTATCTCATCAGCCTATGTAATTACGCTTTTAGGTACTGCGCTTATGATACTATCAATGCTGTATTTCCGACATCGTATACTGCACTGGAGAGCCAAAGAATTCGTTGTTAGAGAAAGTTCGCCACAGGAGGTGCTGGCTTAA
- a CDS encoding YwbE family protein has protein sequence MNGQNRSDIQIGDEVAIVLKQDQRTGKLTEGVVQNILTKSAFHPHGIKVRLESGAVGRVKKIK, from the coding sequence ATGAACGGACAGAACAGAAGCGATATACAAATAGGTGATGAGGTAGCAATAGTGCTGAAACAAGACCAGCGTACAGGTAAGCTTACCGAAGGGGTAGTGCAAAACATTCTTACAAAAAGCGCTTTTCATCCGCATGGAATTAAGGTGCGGTTGGAGAGTGGTGCCGTAGGGCGGGTCAAGAAAATTAAATAG
- a CDS encoding glycosyltransferase family 4 protein — protein sequence MKIAQVSPLYESVPPKLYGGTERVVSYLTEELIQQGHEVTLFASGDSYTSARLQGHVKEALRLNPKVKDPLAHHIVQLQEVIEHSDEFDIIHFHTDYLHFPVSALLKNAHITTLHGRIDIPDLQYVYNKFKEHPVVSISNSQRMPVPQANWVGTVYHGLPLDLYTQGSGEGEYLAFIGRISPEKRPDRAIEIARKAGMKIKVAAKIDKADEAYYKQSIKKLMAQPHVEFVGEIGETEKNEFLGNAKALLFPIDWPEPFGMVMIEAMACGTPVIAYENGSVPEVIDKGESGFLVNSIEEAVRAVNNIDLLDRTIVRNCFEKRFSAKVMAENYLMLYHQLVPLARASYSHTKQPEGLKRGGLLAS from the coding sequence ATGAAAATTGCACAGGTTTCACCTTTGTATGAATCAGTTCCTCCTAAGCTTTATGGAGGTACAGAAAGAGTAGTGTCATATCTTACAGAAGAACTAATCCAACAGGGACATGAAGTAACACTCTTTGCATCGGGAGACTCTTATACCAGTGCTCGCTTACAGGGGCATGTAAAAGAAGCCCTCAGGCTTAACCCTAAAGTTAAGGACCCTCTTGCTCACCATATCGTACAACTACAGGAGGTTATAGAGCATAGTGATGAGTTTGATATTATTCATTTTCATACTGACTATCTGCATTTTCCCGTTTCTGCATTATTAAAAAATGCACATATAACTACACTCCACGGTAGAATAGATATACCTGATTTACAGTATGTTTACAATAAATTTAAAGAGCACCCGGTAGTTTCCATTTCCAACTCTCAGCGTATGCCTGTGCCTCAGGCTAATTGGGTGGGTACGGTGTACCATGGCTTGCCACTTGACCTCTATACTCAGGGTAGCGGAGAGGGAGAGTATTTAGCTTTTATCGGTAGAATTTCTCCTGAAAAGCGCCCCGATCGTGCCATAGAAATAGCACGTAAGGCAGGGATGAAAATAAAAGTGGCTGCTAAGATTGATAAAGCAGACGAAGCATACTATAAGCAATCTATTAAAAAATTGATGGCACAACCTCATGTGGAGTTTGTTGGAGAGATTGGCGAAACTGAAAAGAATGAATTTTTAGGTAATGCGAAAGCCTTACTTTTCCCTATAGATTGGCCGGAACCATTTGGTATGGTAATGATAGAAGCCATGGCATGTGGCACTCCGGTCATTGCTTATGAAAATGGCTCAGTACCCGAAGTTATAGATAAAGGTGAGAGTGGGTTTTTAGTAAACTCAATTGAAGAAGCTGTAAGGGCAGTTAATAACATAGATCTTTTAGATAGAACAATAGTTAGAAACTGTTTTGAGAAACGCTTTAGTGCCAAGGTCATGGCAGAGAACTACTTAATGTTGTACCATCAGCTTGTGCCCTTAGCGAGAGCTTCGTACAGTCATACGAAACAGCCTGAAGGGCTTAAACGCGGAGGCCTTCTAGCATCCTAA
- a CDS encoding GNAT family N-acetyltransferase yields MLKISQITAENNIAIAQVIRQVMADFDVDPSTTIVGDPTLDRMYETYQQPRAIYYVAFWNDVLVGGCGIRKLDGTEENICELQRMFLLHQARGKGIAKQLMELCLQKAKEFAYAQIYIETLSQMHEARSLYHKFGFKVIDNALGDTGHCGCDIKMLKKL; encoded by the coding sequence ATGCTAAAAATCAGTCAGATAACCGCAGAAAACAATATTGCCATTGCTCAAGTGATACGCCAGGTGATGGCCGATTTTGATGTTGACCCCAGCACTACTATAGTAGGCGACCCTACGCTGGATCGTATGTACGAAACTTACCAACAGCCCCGTGCAATCTATTATGTAGCTTTTTGGAATGATGTGCTGGTAGGAGGCTGCGGCATAAGAAAACTGGATGGTACGGAAGAAAATATTTGTGAGTTGCAACGTATGTTTCTGCTGCACCAGGCCAGGGGTAAAGGTATTGCCAAACAACTCATGGAACTCTGTCTGCAAAAAGCCAAAGAGTTTGCTTATGCACAAATCTATATAGAAACACTTAGCCAGATGCACGAAGCACGTAGCCTATACCATAAATTTGGGTTTAAAGTAATAGATAATGCTTTGGGGGATACCGGGCACTGCGGTTGCGACATTAAAATGCTCAAGAAACTATAA
- a CDS encoding sugar O-acetyltransferase, translating into MKTEKEKMLAGELYDPLDQQLSEERNKARLLIFELNQSREDEVEKREKILKELIPDAGEGLWLQPPFFCDYGSNIKVGKKVFFNFNCIVLDVAEVSIGDYTLFAPNVQIYTATHPMDHKVRAEGLEFAKPIAIGEHVWVGGGAIICPGVSIGDRSVIGAGSVVTRDIPAGVFAAGNPCRVIRPLEEEKQNPDE; encoded by the coding sequence ATGAAGACTGAAAAAGAAAAAATGCTAGCCGGGGAGTTATACGACCCACTTGATCAACAACTAAGCGAGGAAAGAAACAAAGCGCGGCTGCTCATTTTTGAACTCAACCAAAGCAGAGAAGATGAGGTAGAAAAAAGAGAGAAAATTCTAAAAGAACTTATCCCTGATGCCGGAGAAGGGTTGTGGTTGCAACCTCCTTTTTTCTGTGATTATGGCAGTAATATAAAGGTAGGTAAGAAAGTGTTCTTTAACTTTAATTGCATAGTGTTAGATGTAGCTGAAGTAAGCATTGGAGATTATACTCTTTTTGCGCCTAATGTACAGATTTACACAGCTACTCACCCTATGGACCATAAAGTGAGGGCAGAAGGCCTGGAGTTTGCCAAACCTATTGCTATTGGAGAACATGTGTGGGTAGGTGGTGGTGCCATTATTTGCCCCGGAGTGAGTATTGGCGATCGTAGCGTAATTGGTGCGGGCAGTGTGGTTACGCGAGATATACCGGCAGGTGTATTTGCGGCAGGTAATCCCTGTCGGGTTATCCGTCCGTTGGAAGAAGAAAAGCAAAACCCGGACGAATAG
- a CDS encoding amylo-alpha-1,6-glucosidase produces the protein MSKEVIRLDDNKYYISADSTYTDDRVHVLNHCDSFAILDRWGDIIPYGKGTQGLYYKDTRYLSHLEFRVNEERPVLLSSFVKEENEILSVDQTNPDLQINGKKLQQGDIHIKRNQFVRNHRFHEKIELLNFSNESVNLTFSLRIHSDFRDIFEVRGLQRDKRGEFLGYQFVDQHKLILNYRGLDQLHRKTQIVFSKPFQRVSTEEGRVFYDVILKPKQQVLLDYTVECVLGEESYSVLDYGEARGKLSPELDKTKAYFPTIYTGNEQFNHWVNRSKADLISLMADTPYGKYPYAGVPWYNTAFGRDGLLTAMQSLWLSPHLSRDVLLYLAATQATEENISSDAEPGKILHETRGGEMVMLNEVPFRRYYGSVDATALFVLLAGMYHKRTGDIATIKQLWPNLLSAMDWIQNYGDIDGDGFVEYQHKAANGLTNQGWKDSYDAVFYATGELAKAPIALCEVQGYVYAAKIHAARLAGLLGKKELTEKWKKEAISLKQKFNQIFWDEEMDCYVLALDGDKKACRVKSSNSGHLLFTGIAEASKARKVAKTLMAPDMFSGWGVRTISSQEVRYNPMSYHNGSVWPHDVALIAWGFARYGMQSEVNQLLRGLFDASLFLNLQRLPELFCGFEKRQGEGPTAYPVACSPQAWSVAAVFMLLQSTLHIDILPENKEVVFDRPSLPEFLPSVNIHKLAVGNSLVDLEIIRHEEDEMVSINWRNAPEGWKLMVVK, from the coding sequence ATGAGTAAAGAAGTAATAAGGCTGGATGATAACAAGTACTACATTTCTGCAGACTCTACTTATACGGATGATAGAGTTCATGTACTAAACCATTGTGATAGTTTTGCTATACTGGACAGATGGGGCGATATTATACCCTATGGTAAAGGTACTCAAGGGCTATACTATAAAGATACGCGCTATCTGAGTCATCTAGAGTTTAGAGTAAACGAAGAGCGGCCGGTGCTGCTAAGTTCTTTTGTTAAAGAAGAAAACGAAATCTTATCAGTAGACCAGACGAACCCTGACCTTCAGATAAATGGTAAAAAGCTACAGCAGGGTGATATTCATATCAAAAGAAACCAATTTGTTCGTAACCATCGCTTTCATGAAAAAATAGAGTTGCTCAACTTTAGTAACGAAAGTGTAAACCTTACTTTTTCCCTGCGCATACATAGTGACTTCAGGGATATTTTTGAAGTAAGAGGTCTCCAAAGAGACAAAAGAGGTGAATTTCTAGGTTATCAGTTTGTTGATCAGCATAAACTAATTCTTAATTACCGGGGGCTTGATCAACTACACAGAAAGACTCAAATAGTTTTTTCTAAGCCTTTTCAACGAGTTAGCACAGAGGAGGGAAGAGTTTTTTATGATGTCATATTAAAGCCTAAACAACAAGTACTGCTTGATTATACTGTAGAGTGTGTTTTGGGTGAGGAATCTTACTCTGTATTAGACTATGGTGAGGCCAGAGGAAAACTTTCTCCGGAGCTCGACAAAACAAAAGCTTATTTTCCGACGATATATACCGGCAATGAGCAATTTAACCATTGGGTTAATCGCTCAAAAGCAGACCTTATTTCGCTGATGGCAGATACCCCTTATGGCAAATACCCATATGCGGGTGTTCCCTGGTATAATACTGCATTTGGTAGAGATGGTCTGCTTACCGCTATGCAGAGCTTATGGTTATCTCCTCATTTGAGTAGAGATGTTTTGCTTTACCTGGCAGCTACTCAGGCTACCGAAGAAAACATAAGTTCAGATGCTGAGCCTGGTAAAATTCTTCATGAGACCCGAGGGGGAGAGATGGTAATGCTCAATGAAGTGCCCTTCCGTAGATATTATGGTTCAGTTGATGCTACAGCTCTCTTTGTGCTATTGGCAGGAATGTATCACAAACGAACTGGTGATATCGCTACCATAAAGCAACTGTGGCCAAATTTACTTTCTGCTATGGATTGGATACAAAACTATGGAGATATTGATGGCGATGGTTTTGTAGAGTACCAGCACAAAGCCGCTAATGGGTTAACCAATCAGGGGTGGAAAGATAGTTATGATGCTGTTTTTTATGCTACCGGCGAGCTTGCAAAAGCTCCTATTGCACTATGTGAGGTGCAGGGCTATGTGTATGCTGCCAAGATACATGCTGCTCGCCTCGCAGGGCTACTCGGCAAAAAGGAACTTACCGAAAAATGGAAAAAAGAAGCCATCTCTTTAAAGCAGAAGTTTAATCAAATTTTCTGGGATGAAGAAATGGACTGCTACGTATTAGCCCTTGATGGAGACAAGAAAGCCTGTAGAGTGAAGTCTTCTAACAGTGGGCATTTACTGTTTACTGGTATTGCCGAGGCTTCTAAAGCACGAAAAGTAGCAAAAACACTGATGGCTCCTGATATGTTTAGCGGCTGGGGAGTGCGTACCATCTCCTCTCAGGAAGTGCGCTATAACCCTATGTCGTACCATAACGGCTCTGTATGGCCACACGATGTGGCTCTAATAGCCTGGGGCTTCGCCCGCTACGGAATGCAATCGGAAGTGAACCAATTGCTACGTGGTCTTTTTGATGCATCACTATTTCTTAACCTGCAACGTTTACCAGAGCTTTTCTGTGGGTTTGAAAAAAGGCAGGGTGAAGGACCTACGGCTTATCCTGTAGCCTGCTCTCCTCAGGCATGGTCAGTAGCTGCGGTGTTTATGCTTTTACAATCTACATTGCATATAGACATTTTGCCAGAAAATAAAGAAGTAGTATTTGACCGACCTAGTCTACCTGAGTTTTTACCTTCTGTGAACATTCATAAACTTGCTGTAGGCAATAGCCTGGTAGATCTTGAGATCATTAGGCATGAAGAAGACGAAATGGTAAGTATAAACTGGCGTAATGCACCCGAAGGATGGAAGCTAATGGTAGTGAAGTAG
- a CDS encoding Do family serine endopeptidase yields MKRSIQILVSSVVGSLLTISLLYIFGVLPPEKKVKIQQLSSMPAVHQVTNDIAGATPPFDFAETAEKVMPSVVQITSSVADTDPLIRRYERRRSPDPFRDFFFDDDFFDQFFYPYRSPQQEPEQTERYRRSTGSGVIINEDGYIVTNNHVIDNADEVEVTLHDNRSFKATVIGTDPTTDLALLKIKASQLPTLPLVDSDEVKVGEWVLAVGNPLNLNSTVTAGIVSAKGRNINILREEYAVESFIQTDAAINPGNSGGALVNLHGGLVGINTAIASPTGSYAGYGFAVPSNLVRKVVEDLLEYGNVQRGVLGVMIRDVNSQLVKDKDLEVNRGVYVDSVMTESSAHDAGIEEGDVILEVNGTHVYTSPALQELIAQHRPGDEVKIKVDRYGKEKVFDVQLKSREGLTALKETEADEYLRELGAVLRPVDKEKAKKLDIEGGVQVVKLHAGKLRSHTRMREGFIITHVDKKAVKNLDDFSEALQEAKGGALLQGIYEDESGIHYYGLGIDA; encoded by the coding sequence ATGAAAAGGAGTATTCAAATCTTAGTTTCATCAGTAGTAGGCAGTCTTTTAACCATTAGCCTACTTTATATTTTTGGTGTTTTACCCCCAGAGAAAAAGGTAAAAATTCAGCAACTGTCGTCTATGCCCGCTGTACATCAGGTTACAAATGATATAGCAGGGGCTACTCCACCATTTGACTTTGCTGAGACCGCCGAAAAAGTTATGCCTTCTGTTGTGCAGATTACTTCATCAGTCGCGGACACAGATCCGTTAATTAGAAGATACGAAAGGCGTAGGTCACCAGACCCGTTTAGAGATTTTTTCTTTGATGATGATTTTTTTGATCAGTTCTTTTACCCTTACCGTTCTCCACAACAGGAACCGGAACAAACGGAGCGGTATCGGAGAAGCACGGGTTCTGGAGTGATTATCAATGAAGATGGTTATATAGTAACAAATAACCATGTAATTGATAATGCTGATGAAGTAGAAGTCACTTTACATGACAACAGAAGCTTTAAAGCAACTGTTATTGGAACAGACCCAACTACTGATTTGGCGCTACTTAAGATCAAGGCAAGCCAATTGCCTACACTTCCTTTAGTAGACTCAGACGAAGTAAAAGTAGGAGAATGGGTATTGGCCGTAGGAAACCCTCTTAACTTAAACTCTACAGTTACTGCTGGTATTGTTAGTGCAAAGGGGCGAAATATTAACATTCTGAGAGAAGAATACGCTGTAGAATCTTTTATACAGACTGATGCAGCTATAAACCCTGGTAACAGTGGTGGAGCTCTGGTAAATTTACATGGAGGTCTGGTAGGTATTAATACTGCTATTGCCAGCCCTACTGGATCCTATGCAGGGTACGGCTTTGCGGTTCCCTCAAACCTGGTAAGAAAAGTTGTAGAAGACCTATTAGAATATGGAAATGTACAAAGAGGCGTATTAGGTGTTATGATTCGTGACGTAAACAGTCAGCTAGTAAAAGATAAAGATTTAGAGGTTAACCGTGGAGTCTATGTAGATAGCGTTATGACTGAAAGCTCAGCTCACGACGCTGGCATTGAAGAAGGGGATGTTATCCTGGAGGTAAATGGCACGCATGTTTATACTTCTCCTGCTTTACAGGAATTAATTGCTCAGCACCGCCCGGGAGATGAGGTAAAAATAAAAGTAGATCGTTATGGAAAAGAGAAGGTATTTGATGTACAGCTTAAAAGCAGAGAGGGGCTTACTGCTCTTAAAGAAACCGAAGCTGATGAATACCTAAGAGAGCTAGGAGCTGTACTTCGTCCGGTAGATAAAGAAAAAGCTAAAAAATTAGACATTGAGGGTGGAGTACAAGTAGTCAAACTACATGCTGGTAAGCTCAGAAGTCATACCCGAATGAGAGAAGGCTTTATTATAACTCACGTGGATAAAAAAGCTGTAAAAAACCTGGATGATTTTTCTGAGGCTTTGCAAGAAGCAAAAGGAGGTGCTTTGCTACAAGGCATTTACGAGGATGAGTCTGGAATACATTATTATGGATTAGGAATAGACGCATAA